In the Streptomyces sp. 3214.6 genome, GGCCGGGTCCGCGTAGAGGAGTACCTCGCCGTGCTTGCGATCAGCGATGAGGTAGGCGGGGATGCCTGCCTGGGCATAGCACTCGACCTTGACATGGAGGTCGTCGGACCAGTTGGAGGAGGTCACCTCGACGACGAGGCGGAAGACTTTCGGGGCGTAGTAATTCTTCGTGATGTGGGCGTCGCGGAAGTCCTCGTCGACGACGGAAAGGTCAGGGATCGCGAAGTCCTCGGGCAACGCCGGCAGCCAAAGGCCGAGGCCCTGGACCCATTCGGCGCCGCTTCCCT is a window encoding:
- a CDS encoding Uma2 family endonuclease codes for the protein MAVLQHELTLSEAADQLSRALPGHRVEILQGRLTVTPPPDGSHGLSLTKLSRAFERAGIEGSGAEWVQGLGLWLPALPEDFAIPDLSVVDEDFRDAHITKNYYAPKVFRLVVEVTSSNWSDDLHVKVECYAQAGIPAYLIADRKHGEVLLYADPADGKYPDPQRFKRGQSVPVPEFVGVHVELSVDTLLDG